aatgtagcCTTTGGAATTTTCTGTCCAGGAAACTTGACTATCACTTCTCAGCCGTTTAGCAGAAGGCTTCCTGTTATTAAATACGTCATCAGTCATCTAAAAGGTTGTTGTAGTACTACTGCCGCATTGCAGGCCGAGGTCACCCCAATTCTTACACTTTTTAGTTTAAGATTGAAGGTATTCAGTGTCATTGCagtttctaatataatattctatacatGTGTTCCACTGAACAACAACATAGAAAGTTTTACTTTTTCCGACGTGACTGGCaattccaattttattttatccaaaTAACTAATGTACATTGCATacagaaacaattattgtatagtcacagactaaaataaattcaaatcgaATCATAGCTATAATGTCAAGAATGcagttttattgatattttgctAATAATGGCACGAATTCTCATTCGTGACTAAATCCTCGCGATtggatttataatataaatgtagcGTCGTTGTCCAACCGTAGAATTGATCATTTCATGAATGGGGCCAGGCCGTTTTGTTAGTTCGTCCGTGTGGTCACACAACTTAAAAACATCTCCATTAATTACAAGTTACACGTTACAAAATCGAACAAcaaaacagtttataaaaaataggtatTTCTTTTTACCATCGCTTACAATAAACACCTAGCTTCAATGATATGGCCACACGTTTAAATTTCACTTCCTGTTGTACGATTCAATGACGTAtaaccattttataaaattatcaattctATGATTGGGCCACGACCTATGCTTGTCATTGGATATAgtgatatattacataaaatagagAAAGCTAAGGGAGATTGTTGCGTTTTAAACGGAAGTGAATGCGGAACTTATCTAGCTATCACAACCTGACCTGACCCTGAAATCGGGACCTGTTGCTCAACACTGTATAAAGTAACGAGTTAACCTTTAACCATTGACAGTTCTCTCACGGACTTCTATGTATGTTAGCATTAATGTTTACATGCCCGAGGGTTCTACGTGCCACGTTCACCCAAccttgaaatatatttttgttgtacgTTTCCGGACGTCAAATAGTAATCATCATAGTTGTTTAATACCGACCTTTGCATAAATATTGAAGATCACGATGTGAATAACATCTATCGCATTGGAAAAGCAGGTGACAAGTCAAGACCTACCTTGGTATCTTTCGTGAGTGAATGGAAAAATAacgaaataatgaaaatgaagAAAAATCTTAAAGATGTATACACTTCAGAAGATTATACTAAGGAAGTGCTGGAGAAAAGGAAAACACTGCAGCCACAACTTATAGAGGAGAGAAAGAAAGGAAATATcgctaaatatattaaaattcgataatataataataataggaaaaAGCAAAACAAGCAATGAAAAACGGAAGAGAGAAGCATCAACATCCCCAGAAAATAATAACCAACCATGGAAACAACAAACCTTCATGCAATCGAACGTTAACAGATTAAATGCGTTTGATTTAATGCGAATTAGAAGCAATTCTCTCCCCTCTAACTCAATAGACCATAAgcaataacaatcaaatatcgGTAAACGGAAAACAAAACATACCTATAACATAAACAACACAAGTACAAAACACCACGCTCCCCCAAGCCGACTGGTCATCGTGGGGGAAAATGACCACGACCCTGTAAActgtaaaagttaaaaataacgtCAACGTAAATACTCACACTGTAAAGAAAACGAATGATATTCAAATAGCAACCATCAACTGTCGATCTCTTAGAACACCCGAAAAACTTGAAGAACTTGAACTagctatacaaaaaataaaatgggaTATTATAGGGATCAGCGAAATGAGAAGATTTGGAGAACATATAGAAGACGATGGAAAGTAAGATGGAAGGTGCAGCATGGACTCGCACTGCAAAAATGAGGAAAGACTGGAGAGCTGTAGAGGAGGCCTTTGTCGGAAGACAAGTTGTATCCTATCTGTAAACTACCGTTTGCCGATAATAATCAATAGCCATTAAAACTATTAGTATATTAGTTAAACtctataatagtaaaaatgtgtttctttAGATAGTAgtcataagtaaattaattttaggcaCACGAAACTCTGTAAAAgttgttacaacaataaaggctttattattattattatttgaatacagTGATATGCATCACGCTATTATAATCGATGACTGACACTGAATTTCTTGCtctgttaaaattgttaacgatttataattataagatataCATGCAAAGGTGTAAACTTATAAAGATGTTGTAATCGTTGTCACTACGTAAATTCCTGCATAGGTTTACTTTGGCAAGTAGCAACTAAAAGGTTGAACGTACAAGGACATATTTGCAAAAACTTGATTCGTGAATTATCTCTTCCAGTATACGCTAACACGTGCGGTTTCACTTATATGTCTTATATATACCAATAAAGAACCCTGACATTTAACTGGCATAATTGCATAGAATTTTATGACATGTCATCACGATAATGTATATTCGTAAGTTTTGACTCATTTGATACTGACAagctaattttttatataaataacataggttattatacattatatatatatatatataaacatgtcCTGAGAGCAACACGTGATTTCTAGTTACATAATGATACGGATACGGACTGGCATTATATGTCACAGTCACCTGAATTAGCATATTACTTGACCATCttgaagaaataatatatgcaaCGATAGGATCACTGATGCTCGTATAGAATTCAATTCGCGTATTTCATTGTTTTCGCAACTAGCAGTAGTCAAACTTATATCTTCAGCCATCAAAATCCCTTAAATTAACCCTTAAATAGTCTTTGTGGCCAGTTGCTGTAAAAAGGCTTAGTGAAACTACGCCTAGTATGTTTTGTTAGCTCGCAATGTTTCTTATGTTTCAGGTTCGTTCTTTTAGTTTGCTTTGCGTGGCAGACGTCGGCGCGTCCACAAGATGATTCTGAATCCCGGGCAATTCCATCCAGGGGTTTGCTCAAACGAGGTTTAGTTGGAAAAGGAAAACCCACAACATCCACCACAACAGCTGCGCCCGAggtatacttaattttttgtatataaaagtgAAAGTAACGTTCGTAATCGTTACTCAATCACACCTGACGGCGGATtagatttgtataaatatagacAAATTAGCCAAACACAAAAATTGTGTTGTTTTTATGATCAggttaaaattatagtaaaacaTACATTCGTTCGTCTTCGTTCGTCGTAATTTTATGGCGTTTTTATGGcatcttggcctcagatttatgttcCTGCTTCATTAGTCGTTATTTATAAGCTATTTGATCCAAAAGAAATGGAGATCTCCTTTTTAGGAAATCTGTTGCCcttctaattattaaagtgTTGTTTTCTTGTACTTTCATCTGTCaatcaacatttatttaatcatattagtcagttacacttatgaacggcaatattaaaaaaagaagatCTAAATATACATTCACTACCGGTTCTCCAATCAAGGGCGTGGAGCGCGCGAAGGAACTGTCGAgaaactctttttaaaaataacaaacaaaaccaGCAtgcaaaatagaaaataaactaaGTTACACATTTCTATTATTGCTgatattttacatagatatatCTATACtctttattatagaaaatatctGATTTCCTGGTGCGTATAAATTATCATGTGTTAAAACCAGTGATAGTCACTATAAAATCATCAAGGATCTATATAATGACTACCGTTATATCTCGAAAACCTATTCTTCacgttgtttttaaaaaataaaataaaattcaaaatattaataaaaatcttttaattaatattttgaattttaacgTAATTTAAAGACTTAGGgcatgtttcacaatgtatggataaagtaccaaatagcatAGCAACAcgtaaattattcgaaagataaaagttccaaataagatacttcgcgtttcatgacgactatcgctatctgacagtcgtgaaacgcaaaaatactgtttatcctaccaataagtaataaatagcttatttggaacttatccggacattgtaaTACGGAcccttaatataataactcgtaggttaaaaataaataaatttattatacattcacATTCCACTTTTTTTTCGACGTGATTTACAAGAATTTCGAGTCATGTCATGTGATTATGTTCGAGTTGTgattatctttataattttataccatAATTAACCCAGCCGTATGCTAAAGAGCCAATTGTTAACAGATTATTGCCTAATTGGGTGATGTATAAGTGTTATGGGTATTTCCCTTTTGTATGCGACATTCGAATCATTTAGCCCAAGGCAAGTCGGACCGCCCTGCTCGCCCGATGGGCGAGTTGCCTTCACAAGTGACCTCCAACTCCCTCTGGCATTTCTACGCGAACGACAGTAAAGGCAGTAATACTGATTGAACTGGTTTTTGTGGAATTACGATTGCTATCGGAATGTCTGTCTGTAATCTCCGCGCTATGACGTAAAacgaaatatatatgaaattgcGTTTAAGAAATCAGTTTATCAAGGTCGTAAAATTTGCATCTATGAATTTTCTGGGgttcttttcttttaaaatctcttttacacccgaacccaataattaatccatcatttgattttaatctgagatcagaccgtgacagccGATCGATCTATAttcatcccaataaccaaaccctacgaagacaatccatttttggcgacagatagaatgcaatctcctCGCTCTTTACATAGtgtatttgataatcaatataaaacaaataaaacccaaaaaatattattaaaatatacatgtaaaatagctttttaattattttaaaaactgtggTAAGTTAAAATGTCTATCttagatggtcaaaaatggattgagataggtttaTTATAGGATATTGGGTTTGGGTGTAAATAACgtcgattttatatttaaacttataatctgtgtatctaattaataaaataattttaataacttgagcttatatttcaaaataactttatagtataGACTAGACTGCAAGATGGAAAAATTTTAATGGGgacttttgaaataaattcaccGTTAATACAAAATAGAGAAAGTCACTGATTTACGAAatgaaaaaagttataatagaATTCATAAATGGAAGCATCTCTGTAAATTGTCATCTTGTTTGTAAACATaaccaatacattttttataaatattaagtaacagaatattttttcaggaGGAAGGTGATTATGATGAGGAAGGCGACTACCCAGCAGAAGCAGAAGCTAATGAGCCGTCCACAGAAGCACCCCCATCTTCAACAGAGGGCAAAAAGCTCGTTGCAGGAGGAGTGAGGCCATTCAGAAGCAACACTGACCTTCTAGCAGCTTTGAAAAGGCGGCGAGCACAGGCCGCGGAAGGTAATGTATTGAaccaattaatttttcaaaatataatgatgGGGCTAATCTATGATGTATATTGTCGTGTTAAGACAATATACGTTTTATCTATGCCATTCCGATATTAATTTTGCTATCTTACTAAAAAACTCTCTACCCAAGCATAtaactgttttataattttaatttatttaactaagccattgattatttattttataaaaagatttttatgtatgtatttaataaggaAGGTTacggatttttatatattctcatAAATGTAATACGTTGGtagacataaaataataaacaaattgtttgatatttaaaaagtggTTTCTTaggaaacaaaacaaacatttgtttattctgaatgttataaatttagttcAAGGTAATGAaagttaaaaacaatgtttttttagccAAATTGGGTCACTCAGTACCCGCAGCCAGCCAATCACAGGATGTCCAAACTGAAGCAACAGTAAAAGCTAACTTCAGTAAGTCCTTAGTAACTTGTCCAATCGTTACTATTccaataaaacaaactaaatcTGTAACTAATTCAcgattattaatttaggtttttgctttttgtttatatatttattcatgctTTCTTTTAATACCGCTTGGCTTTTGCCTTTCAAAAACAGAAGATAAATGACTGCTCGCATcacttatctaaaaaatattgaatcaaataaatcaattacataatattgcaGCAAAGAtatagtttaatgttttagtattctatttataaatttgtaccGAATTGTTTAtacctaattatattatgtatcacAATAACGCCCGACACTTAGTTTATATCATTtggtattgtaaatttactacattacaatcaaatattttgtattaagttacacgttattaacacaaaaataacgaTTGCAGGTAAAAAGCGTTTCAACACAGCGACTCGCGAAACAAAAACAGAAGAGGCACCAGCGACTACTAAGCCCAGTAGAAGCCGATTTGGAAGACGTAAGTTCGAACTTCCATGAAATCTTCGTAAAGGCTACTAATGAAACATTGTGACACTGCTGATGATATGATAATTTTAGcataacagttttaaaaatatagtgagattatttttgaaaacaattttttgcgTCCAATGTGAACatgaaattcaattaattggTGATAGACAATTTTCTATACgggaacatattttttaaaaccagAACTCCAAAAGtctctaataaataataatgatttatttatgatgtataaaatgaatttgttcGCGCCAGTCACAATGACGTGCAAATTTTTCGTTGATTAtttggtaaaatttttacttatatattaatttttatttaaataaatttatgactaTCAAACACTAACCTTGATACTTTTGTGaaaggttaggttagattAGGTGATATAACCAGTTTTGATTGTACCAGTccgaaacaaataatattttgcaattccGTGGTTTGGCTGTTTGTacatacttaataaatcagattaactaatttaattaataaaaaataacaagcgACTAGCCGTTAGCCTTCATGCATCCAAACACCTTCCTTCCTTAAACACGGCtcggaaataaatataattgctcgtttaacattttaattgacCTGAAATGTAGCTCGATATCAAATTCGAAATAATAACATACTTTGCAACGTTGCGTGTCaatttgtgcaacaaatataattagatttcGCAAAAACCATTTTAGCAACCACCTATAATAGCGATTTGGGGTGGGGCCTGGTTCATATCGagattttatacaaacattaaaattacactGAAGGTCAGTTTATGAAATGCGCTACTGAGGAAATTCTTGTTTTATACGTTTCTCAAGCAGTGAAAAGTATTCTatacttcaaataataaaacaactatAATTGAGGTACTTTGATGTCAAGAGAAATGAACAATAACATTAATCCTTTAAACAAAACAGCAGCACCTTATCTAGCTTATTCACCTTGATATATAAGAGAATTACTTCATAATTTGGAATAGTTGcctaatacaattttcttattttatatatatatatatatatatataaaacacactTCCCACCGTTGCGTGTCCATGAGTGcaatataattagattttacaaaaactattgTAGCAACCACCTATAATAGTGGGGGAGGGGTTTTAATTTCTGGTTCATATCGAGATTTTAAATACACCTTGGGTCTTTTCTGAGATTCTATAGACACCTTTTCAAAGCCGAAACCGAAAAGCATTAACCGACAAGCCGAACTCTGGTGCAGCGACAAGATTCGTCGATTTGTCGATTATGCTTCTTCGACATAAGTTATATAGAGGTCTGCCGAATATCCGTAATAGCTAATTTACAGAATTATCCTTCGTAATTCAGTTCATATCAGAATTATTAATTCGTATCACATGCCATTTATAATCGGAAAATCTTTTTAACCATATTCATCTGTTACAGCCACTTCAAGGTCGTTCCAAGAGACTGAGCCAGTGGAAGAACAGAATGACACCGCTCCTGCTACGAGGACCGGCAGACAGTTCAGACGTGGTGGAAATTAGTTTCTTGCTTTATTGTTCCTTACCCAAACCCTTCCCAAGACTAAAAATTCCTATTCATTACCTGTTTCCTATAAGAGGAAACGCATTAATTCCATTTTAAACTTGCCCACAACTCCACCAGTCTTGGCTTACCTTTCTAGAAACATACATActatcaaaacaaaacattttgaaaaaaaaaactacttaaagTGTAACAATTGTTTAGgacaattgaattgaatttatgCCTTTGATCCATATCGAATGTATTATTATCCTTACCCTTTTGCGATGGATCATCATCGGATAGATGGATTCATCTATACTGCAATATAGCAGTGATAATATTACTGCCATGTATGGTATGTGTAACCAATAAGTTCCAATAAATTAGCgattttatatacctactattttgtaaattatatttctaagtgttttttaaaataaataatttaaaataagtttgtttttctaatgtaacGCATCGTCTTGTGTTAAACATGGCGTCGATggcatatattgtttattgtatCGAACGATACCGATAGATTCAGGTAGAGGATATGACTACTGACAGATATGCCCTGTCGATGGTTATGGTTGTGTGTATCGAATTCaacccataataataattgacattGCCATTGCATTGCCCGTCATGTTGCTAGTAAATGAgcttattgtaattaatggcTTTACCACAACGGTTCGATTTTAGGATATTTCGTGTGTTCCGGTGGTGGAACATCGCTAGGTGGTCTGTACAGGTACAGCTGTCCGTCGAAGTATTTCCATCGCAAGAAAAGAGTACCAATTGAAATTTCGCATTCTATGTGCATTCTACTTTATTGCGGCGATATCACCTAACATTCAGccgttttatataatacaacaagcagataataatatctatttaatgtAGATATGAGTGATATCCTTATTTGCTTTGAATGCgtgtaataaaagataaaaaacgaaaataataaatttattgagttTATCTTACAGTTATTATTCGATATTCGAATAccaaattacttaaataaagtaaGTTGAAAAGGGAGCTTAATTTGAAGGCTTAACTGCAGCCAGGGGTGTCTTGTACGTTCCGGGTTTCACTAGGTTCACCAGTTGCTCGGCAATCTCTTGACCAACGCGTATTTGAGCTTCCTTTGTAGACGCacctgtaatataattaacattctTGGTATTTAAGTCGACTTATTATCATAGGGTTATAAGGTAAATCCAAGGAATTCTGTCAATAAATTTCTGAGTGACGAAgctatacattaatatatgtttcttCTAGgcaaagttaaaatttaaaatactctcataggtataatttatttataaataaatttaattttctttaattaactgtaaaCTAAGGATGTAATAATATCGAACAACTATTCAAAGGTTGAGTGGTATTAAGTGTTATTGGCGAAGTATTGCGTCTGTCCTTCTATTGAATGAACTGCCTGTTAAATATAGCAACTTTTAAATGtacttaataattgttaaaactaaaatatagaaGATATATTCTAAGTACAGATATGAAGAATCAATTTTACATGGCCGATGGCTTACCGAGATGAGGTGTAGCCACAACTGCTGGGTGCTGGATAATTTCAAGAGTGAGAGGATTTTTCGGTGGTTCCTCTTCGAACACATCAAGAGCTGCGGCACCAACCTGGATATAAGCGTAAATGTAACTACTACTACAAATGGAAGATATTAACAATTAACGTAAAATTTCAggaatattcataatatagtcTATATTGATTGCATTCTAAAAcatgaacatttttttatttaaagtccTTCCATAACGACcccatatattaattattttgcatacTGCGTTAAACCAGTCCTGGATTTCATTTGTAACATAACAATTTTCACTTTCGAAAACCAGACGGCCGACTGCTTACCTACCTATAAACTAACAACTACgggatatattatattattgctatatataataatacaatgtatTATCATGACAAAAATTAAGTAAGCATCAATAACATGTTGTGACCAATGCTGGTCACAACATGTTTTaaaccataaatatatatatgtgatataAAGCTGTCTAAAACTTCATTGTCTCTAAGAATTACCTTTCCTTCTTTGAGTGCCTCCAAGAAATCAGGTTCGTTAATTAATCCACCGCGACCGACATTAACAATTTTCACACCCTTCTTACACGAATTCAGTACCTCCTTGTTGATAAAGCCTGGAAAggatatgtaattttataaaacatttaggcATACAAATGtctttgtaatatattatctcACTGGTAACAGTTAGTTAGGTCTTCTATTATAGTTAGGGCATTTTTAAGTCTTTAGacgttgtatttttatttctacagaTGCTCATATCGGGTTCAAATAAAGTATGATGCGAGCCctgtgtatttaaatataatatacaaataataatctagggtttatttagctaataaatttatatattttattttattcctatGTGCAACTCCCTTCACAGTCCTTTCGTTCGTCTTCGTAAGACAAAgttagataaaattaatatttgtgttgtGACTACGAGTTCATTATCATAGCAACAGTTTTGAGGTCATAATTACGTaagttaaataacataatgtgCGGATGATATGCAAATGTATTTAGAAGATCTATCTTATAATAAGAAAGACtcgttaaaacaattatattggTTTGTTACTTTATGAcgtgaataaaatattgaatgacGTATTGGTTGTCTCATGAAACTGTCTTTATCATTTGAATCTACTATAAATGGTTTGTTAAGTCTCTTATCTTTTgagttatataatacaatgtggtctttgacataaatataataatagtgtaATGTGCTCTTATCACATCAAATAATACATTCCCGATGTATTACTAGGTCAAGACGATTACAGAACCAACTTTACCGATATTACGATCTgatatttcttacaaataatttgttatttatttatatttatactctcTGGGACTTTATAACTCTCCCTTATCTCGTGACCTTGTGGTTGGAccattaaatttatcataagtagattcatacatttttatggaCACACAAAAGTCGAACCgtcttatataattactaaggTTTTTAcctgataatatataaaagcgTGTGCTAAGTGTGTGCGAAGTGTGcgtattattaacatttgaaaCACTTACTGCGAGTGGAATCGATGAGGGGCATATGCAGCGTGATGTAGTCGGCTTGGGGCCAAACTTCGGACAATTCCACTTTTGTAGCCCCAAACTCTTGGCACTGTTCACTAGTCACGTAGGGATCGAAACCAATAACCTGAAAACAGggtatgtttaaaacatttattattgccAGATTTTCTTACAGAGAGAatctttcctccaacttcgCTTTTATTCTGACAGAGATATTTTAGTACAGACGTACTTCAAAgggaatatttaatttattatttaagggAATATTTCTTAGGCCGTAGGGTTCAAGTGcacttattaaagatttaggttggtgcctggtagatagtacctgtgaccccagagctggtacTTTCCTCAACGAAAGAATACCTATCGCAAtacaatttagtttattttagtttattaaagagttgaagttaaaaataaatattaattatttttacatagataTGATTTccacatttatttaacttccacataaattataacgtcATCGTACAATCAATAGAAATATTGACTTTATTTCTGTCAGCATTACTTAGCATATTTTCTTCTACTTTATACCTACATGATGAAATTGGTTTAAATATTGGGCCTGATGACATTTCCGACACAACCATTCTTTTTGGTTTCGCGTTTCatacacattaatattatataataataataatctttatttattttcgcaCAAAAACTGcacaaaatttcatacatgattagttataactatttattaatgtatataaataattcctaTACTTAAGATTTAAGAACTAGACTATATTTTTTGGACTTATTATTTAGACTTTATTCgcaataagaaaaaaatcagtcGCATTCGAATTTCGCTTGCATACgcagttataaatatatgtacttatatttaaaaatcttatatattaattagtcaGCTACTACCTGATTTcaggtattaaattttttattaaagtggcTGTATTTGTTGGTGgattcaatgtttatttttcaaagtaGAGGCATTTTTAAGGTACAGACGTAACTATAACTATCCGATTACAGGGATTTATAATATCTTGTATAAGTCTTGAAATCTGTTAACTGATGCATTCATTTCAGCGTCTGTTATATAGAAATCGTTAAGAAAAGCCTGTTGTGCCTGAGGACCCtggttttatttgaaatcaaaCCAACGACCGCGGGCTTTTTCGATATGCATCGTAGTAGTAGAGATCCGAGTTTCTgttgaatatttctttaaatatataataatgagttagtatataaaaacaatatttacctTCATTCCAAAGCTACGCATGCGCACAGCCACTTCCCTGCCAACTCTTCCAAGTCCAAGCACGGCCAAGGTTCTGTTGTTAACTTCTGTCCCTGTGTACAGCGCACGGTCCCATCTTCCAGCCTTGAGAGATGTGGCAGCAGGTACTACGTGTCTCGCTAATGCCAATATCAGCCCACATGTAAGCTCG
Above is a genomic segment from Pieris rapae chromosome Z, ilPieRapa1.1, whole genome shotgun sequence containing:
- the LOC110997374 gene encoding D-3-phosphoglycerate dehydrogenase isoform X1, which produces MFLTYFNKRNGVYNSIVVTSPYDCKCNFLVYINHVLIKYSGRTTLEYHRMLVDHSCNRTAVRKTRHHSQFQLFIKMEIKSVLIVDGVGPVCADTLTSHGISVTTIPKITKEELLKEIPKHNALVVRSATQVTEEVLAAAKNLNVVGRAGAGVDNIDVNAAGKKNVMVINAPGANAMSACELTCGLILALARHVVPAATSLKAGRWDRALYTGTEVNNRTLAVLGLGRVGREVAVRMRSFGMKVIGFDPYVTSEQCQEFGATKVELSEVWPQADYITLHMPLIDSTRSFINKEVLNSCKKGVKIVNVGRGGLINEPDFLEALKEGKVGAAALDVFEEEPPKNPLTLEIIQHPAVVATPHLGASTKEAQIRVGQEIAEQLVNLVKPGTYKTPLAAVKPSN
- the LOC110997376 gene encoding uncharacterized protein LOC110997376 isoform X2 — translated: MRILPLFVLLVCFAWQTSARPQDDSESRAIPSRGLLKRGLVGKGKPTTSTTTAAPEEEGDYDEEGDYPAEAEANEPSTEAPPSSTEGKKLVAGGVRPFRSNTDLLAALKRRRAQAAEGKKRFNTATRETKTEEAPATTKPSRSRFGRPTSRSFQETEPVEEQNDTAPATRTGRQFRRGGN
- the LOC110997376 gene encoding thioredoxin domain-containing protein 3 homolog isoform X1 — translated: MRILPLFVLLVCFAWQTSARPQDDSESRAIPSRGLLKRGLVGKGKPTTSTTTAAPEEEGDYDEEGDYPAEAEANEPSTEAPPSSTEGKKLVAGGVRPFRSNTDLLAALKRRRAQAAEAKLGHSVPAASQSQDVQTEATVKANFSKKRFNTATRETKTEEAPATTKPSRSRFGRPTSRSFQETEPVEEQNDTAPATRTGRQFRRGGN
- the LOC110997374 gene encoding D-3-phosphoglycerate dehydrogenase isoform X2, with the protein product MLVDHSCNRTAVRKTRHHSQFQLFIKMEIKSVLIVDGVGPVCADTLTSHGISVTTIPKITKEELLKEIPKHNALVVRSATQVTEEVLAAAKNLNVVGRAGAGVDNIDVNAAGKKNVMVINAPGANAMSACELTCGLILALARHVVPAATSLKAGRWDRALYTGTEVNNRTLAVLGLGRVGREVAVRMRSFGMKVIGFDPYVTSEQCQEFGATKVELSEVWPQADYITLHMPLIDSTRSFINKEVLNSCKKGVKIVNVGRGGLINEPDFLEALKEGKVGAAALDVFEEEPPKNPLTLEIIQHPAVVATPHLGASTKEAQIRVGQEIAEQLVNLVKPGTYKTPLAAVKPSN